The DNA segment TCCGCCTAAGCGCACTGATGCGCGGATATGATGCCATATCCGCCGATCGTTCGACCGCTCGGCCGATACTCTGTCGGATGTCCGCCTTCACGCGTCACCAACCTGACATAGTCGAGCACCATACGGCCGCCTTCGGAGTCGAGCGATACGGGGCTTGCGCGGTTATCCGGGCCGATGATGCATGGAACGAAGCCGACCTCGCCGATCCGCCCGTCCTCGACCGCCGCGAGCGCGATCATCGTCAGGCGACCATCGGGGTGGAAGGGCAGCAGCGGATAGCCCTCGCGCGGATAGATCGCATAATCGCCGTAGGCGTCCTTGAGACGCTCGATCTCCGCGGCGGGCAGCATCTTGCCGATCCAGGCGAGGTCGAAGACGAAATGGCCGAGGCCGTAGAAGATCGGCTTGCCCTTGTAGAATTCGATCCCCCGCAGGAAATGGTGATGATGGCCCAGCACCAGATCCGCCCCCGCGTCGATGGCGGCCCGGGCGATCTCGCGCTCATAGTCGGTGATCATGCCGCGCTTCCAGGCCGAGCCCCAGTGAAAGGAGGCGACGACGACGTCGCTTTGGGCCCTGGCGCCGGCGAGGGTCTCCCCGAGCGAGGCGA comes from the Bosea sp. (in: a-proteobacteria) genome and includes:
- a CDS encoding CapA family protein; its protein translation is MTKNSFLIGAVGDVFIDRPDNALDLFAPVRGIFGEIDLLIGNCEGAFSSRPAYAPSSTWRVVSDPRNAEPLGPAGFHVMSCANNHTMDAGYVGLADTLEALQGQGILTPGAGQNLEEANRPVTLERQGCRVAVTSHASVFQSGYGARPQMPGIATMRVHSHYYFPEWDESGRIEPGARPHVRTFAWPEDIASLGETLAGARAQSDVVVASFHWGSAWKRGMITDYEREIARAAIDAGADLVLGHHHHFLRGIEFYKGKPIFYGLGHFVFDLAWIGKMLPAAEIERLKDAYGDYAIYPREGYPLLPFHPDGRLTMIALAAVEDGRIGEVGFVPCIIGPDNRASPVSLDSEGGRMVLDYVRLVTREGGHPTEYRPSGRTIGGYGIISAHQCA